The proteins below come from a single Corylus avellana chromosome ca3, CavTom2PMs-1.0 genomic window:
- the LOC132176501 gene encoding zinc finger protein CONSTANS-LIKE 2 has translation MSSDLFLFDHDPFYRHSTSDMVSSDGDLTFIPDSPLDIFQAISDSQNQQNPVDESHSFDHYSSTLLSSSPSHQFESLNLYQTTHLQWLQNGSDFDNGLGNMSGLEGLEVKNEECQMGFESSFNHQAFLPHSYSGGGGAENVAKLMQRSYSSNSFDAKTGFLFQPRFDTLMESPSFQNQEIFGGQMRRVCSTGDLQTTKAPHATQRSFSSSLAVESSFIEETNFKVGRYSAEERKERISKYRAKRNQRNFNKTIKYACRKTLADNRPRIRGRFARNDEPGDTPKAACSTSVEDEDDLWLEGLHEENGTVRIGEFVNTFGATQLQYYGF, from the exons ATGTCTTCtgatctctttctttttgatcACGACCCTTTCTACCGCCATTCAACCTCAGACATGGTCTCCTCTGATGGAGACCTGACCTTCATCCCTGACTCACCCCTTGATATTTTCCAGGCAATTTCAGACAGCCAAAACCAGCAGAACCCAGTTGATGAATCTCACTCCTTTGACCACTATTCTTCTACActcctctcttcctctcccaGCCACCAATTTGAGAGCTTGAACCTTTACCAGACTACCCACTTGCAGTGGCTGCAGAATGGTTCTGATTTTGATAACGGGTTGGGGAATATGTCTGGATTGGAAGGTTTGGAGGTCAAGAACGAGGAATGTCAAATGGGTTTTGAGTCTTCTTTCAACCACCAGGCCTTTCTTCCCCACAGTTACAGCGGTGGAGGAGGGGCTGAGAATGTGGCTAAGTTGATGCAGAGGAGCTACAGCAGTAATTCTTTTGATGCAAAGACAGGCTTTCTCTTTCAGCCTCGCTTTGACACTCTCATGGAGTCCCCCAGTTTCCAGAACCAGGAGATTTTTGGTGGCCAAATGAGGAGGGTTTGCAGCACAGGAGATTTGCAG ACCACCAAAGCACCCCATGCCACCCAGAGGTCCTTCTCCAGCTCTTTGGCCGTAGAAAGCTCATTCATTGAGGAAACGAATTTCAAAGTAGGCCGTTACAGTgcagaagagagaaaagagaggatTTCCAAATACAGAGCCAAAAGAAACCAGAGGAACTTCAACAAGACCATTAAG TATGCATGCCGAAAAACACTAGCCGACAACCGACCCCGCATACGTGGTAGATTCGCACGCAACGACGAACCCGGTGACACTCCCAAGGCTGCATGCTCAACCAGTGTTGAAGACGAAGATGATCTCTGG CTTGAGGGATTGCATGAAGAGAATGGAACAGTGAGAATTGGGGAGTTTGTGAACACCTTTGGAGCCACACAGTTGCAGTACTATGGATTTTGA